CAAGCTCAGGAAAGCGATGAAAGTCTCTCCGCCATTGAATAAGACTAGATTTCAGATCGAGAATATCGGCACGAATCTTGAAGTTAGTATGGGTGGGTGAGGCGGTGGTAGCAAAAGTCATGATCTTGTAGGGCGATCGCTATATAGGCAAAATTACTATCTCCAATATAACAATCTCAGCTTTACCATTCATCTCAAGGTGTGAAAACTGCGATCGCGGTGGATGTTGTCAAAATTCTGACGCTTTTTCTATTTGATTAATCAAGGTGCAATCATTTTGGCAATGCGGCGCAAAATTTGTAATACAGTCGGAAGATGATCGTCTGGGGGCGAAATAGAAAATAGAGAAGATGGAGCATATTGTGGTGGTTCGGTAGGTAAATTGGGATGATTTAGTTTCAAAAAGCGATATTCGCCACCATTAGTAATTAATCCGAAAGTGGTTTTGGGTGAGTTAGGGCTTGCCAGCATATAGGCAAGGGCTTGAGGTAAAGCTTTGTGCAAGGAAAAGCTACTGCTCTTGGACTCGATGACTATTACCCACAGACTTTGTTGGATTACGAGAATATCAATGCGTCCTCGATAGACGGTTTCACCATCATTGGTGGTTATTTCGATGGATTCTTCATCAGCGATTGCAAATTGAGAGCTATAAAATCCTGCAAGATCGAGTAATGGGGACAAAATCGCCATTTTAATGATGTTTTCTGAAACCACAGATCGCCGACTAATGCGTTCATAAAGTTCTGCGATCCGTTGCAAATCTTCGCGATCGCTTTCTGTTAGATTTGGCAGATCCTGTTGCCATTCTAAAAAGAAGTTGCGATCGTCATTCCGCTGTAAGAGAAAGTCTTGCTCTAGTCTCTCAAGGCTTGTTTCTTCAGAAATTCGGAGAAGTTGAACCATAGTTTTAATTTTCCTTATTAGGATTTTATTACAGATTTTTAGTTGACAGAAATATCTGTTTTATCTTCAACACATCCAACTAACCCAAGTTCAGTAAATGTTCTGTTGTCAGGCATGAGTTTTGCGACTGCTATTTACCGTGTTTAATATTGCTAGCGTTTACAAGATAAATTCCTTATTTAACTAGACCAATAGTTAAAAAGCTGAACTGGCAAATCTTGAGATTTTGGTTTAGGTTGTGGGAGGTTTTGAGAATTATAGATCGCCTGATGAATTATTGAGTAAGTTAGCAATGCGATCGCCTATAGATTCATTAATTCAAAAAATGATAGGGTGGCAAAGCATTACTCCATGAGATCTGCCAATGGGAATGTTGCTCTTCCCACGATCGCAATGTATCTTTTAATGATCTACTTAAAAAAGATGACTAGACCTATTGTGAAGCTGAGCCACAGCAAAAAACAGATACTGGTTAGTTTGAGAGCCTGTGAAATCTTAGGTGCAGCGATCGCCTCAATTGCATCTCCCAATAAAGGCTTTTGTTTGACAAGTCCCCGATAGCGATTTTCGCCGCCTAGCTGTACTTGTAAGATTGCCGCATAGACACATTCGCTCCATCCTGAATTGGGGCTAGGGTCTTGCTTCGCATCACGTTGACAGATTTGCCAAACATAAATCGGCTTGCCTGATAGCAAAGCTAAAGTAAGCACCGTGAGCCGACATGGCAACCAAGTAAGCACATCATCGGTTTTGGCGCTGAACCAACCGAGATCGGAATAGGGTAATTCCCGATAGCCCACCATTGAGTCAAGAGTGCTAGATGCTTTGTAGGCGATCGCGAGGGCTACACCGCCATAATCAAACAATACCGAACCAATCAAGGCATAAAACAATGGCGAAGTAACAGCATCGATCGCATTTTCGGTCACAGTTTCTAGCACCGCCCGTAAAATTTCTAATTCTGTCAAATCGGCTGTGTCACGCCCCACATAACGACTCAACTCTTGGCGAGCATTTTCAATATTTCCCGTTTGTAAGACTGCTAATACCGACTCGGCAGCATCACGAAGACTCCGCCCCGCAAAACAAGCGGCGAGTAAGATGCTAGAAACTGCGATCGCCAAAAGAGGATGGACTTTTGATGCAGCCATGGCGATCGACCAGCCAACAACTCCACTTCCTAAAATCATGCTCATCCCTAAAATTACGCCTAAGATCTTCATGGTTATTGGCTCAAAGCGAGGAATGCGGGTGTTCGTAACAGGATCTTGAATCAGCACCAAATTAGTAAACCGCGATATTAACCATCCCATCACCTGTACAGGATGCAACCAATCAAAAGGATCACCAATTAAGCGATCAAGGCTAGCTGCCAAGACTAAAATCAGCAAATTTACATTTATTCCATTTAGATGTAAATCTAAAAATGGATTCAAAGCGATCATCATTAGTTTGAGAATAGAAGTTGCTCAGTTCAAAGTCCAATTATTGTTGAGATAGATTTTGCTCACCTCAACAATAATGATTTCTATTTAATTTGTGATTCTTAACATCCGTGATTCAATCTCTTGCCAAGTTTTGCGGGAAATAGCGATCGCCTCGTTTTTACATCGCACCATTAACAAATTTGCATAGAGATAGTTCTCTAAATTTGTGATTTCTTGATATGAAAGCTGATTGGAATCCAATGGAAGATATAGAGTTTGCAACCAAGTGCGGCTAATCTGATTGCGAAACTGTAATCGCACATCAAAGGGTTGATCATAGCTAGGGGCTTGGGTATGCAACTCATTCAATTTTTCACTCAAAGCTCTAAAGTTAATTTGGCTTGGGTCATAGTCAATCTTAATCAAAGACTGTTCTAAGTTAGAACAAAGTTGCATTGCCAAATCAAGTTCTGTGGAACTATCAAAATCTAGAGCTTGAGCAAGACTCAGTGAGAGTTCTGCCTCAAAAATCTTGTCAAAATTTAGGGGTGAATCAAACATCCCATAGAGGTTACGAGCCAAGAATAGCATTCTTGTCAAACTTAGAGCGGGTGCAAGCTCCGTCAAAAAACGTGGGCGAGCAAGAAACAAAGTCGCAATTCGTTTGGATATGTTCTTTAAGTCACCTGAAGAGTTAACAGCTACTTTCTCCAACCAAATTAGCAGATTAGTTAGTTTCGATGCATTAATATATTGAGCAGCCTGAAACTCTATATCAATTAATAGCTCCTCTACATTACCGCTCATCATTCCTGCAAGGAAAAGGAAAACATTTTGCCAATGGCGATCGTGAAGATGATTAACAACTAAATTTTTAGTTTGATTATGTTTATGTATATATAGAGCGACAAAATATTCTTGAAAATTAATATGGGTAAAGCTAAAACTAGCTCCACTTTCAGAATTAATAATTTTACAAATTCCAATTTTCTTCAAAATCTTGAACACAAAATCAGTGGATAGTTCTTGAAGATCTTGAAAATAGTTAGTGAGCATGTCTTCTATATAAACTGTCACAACCTCTAAAGGTAATGTTAGCTTGCAGATTTCAAAGCCTCTGTAGGCAATTTCAGCCAGTATTAGTTCCAAAACAACAACGCTAAGACTGCTGCAATCCTCGATATTATCTAGCTGTTGATTAAGTAACTGCTCTTCAATTAGTAACTGAATGCTTTTTTGATAAAGTCCACTAACATTACTGGGTAAACTATAACGGCGATCGCACAGTAGGCAGAGCAGGGATAAACTCAACGGTGATTTTGCTAGTTCCCTAGCGATCGTATTGACCTGCAAAATCTCCCAACACCTTTGAGCCATTGCCGAGGCATTGTTATTAGCTTCATCGTGAGAAGACTCATTCTTAAAAGCTTGGTTGAGCGTAAACCACCTATGAATATATTCCTGCACATGTAGATCTCCCCAAGGCTGAAGTTCAACTTCTAGAAATTGACCAAAACTATTTTCATAGGAATCTAAACGACTAGAAACAATATAGCGATTACGTGGATAGGCGGTTACAAATTCTTTGATCAGATGGGAAAGTTGGTTATGAGATAGAGCGGACTCATTGAGTCCATCAATCAGAATTATTAACTTGCCCTGTTCTAACATCCATAGCGCTAGTTCTTGTGGAGTGGGAAACCCACATTTCTCAAACTCTTCTGCGATCGCCTGTAATAGAGTATCGGTATCACGATAGAATTTATGGGGCTGTAAAAACACAGGTACAACATCGTGCTTGTAACGACCCTTAGGATAGCGTAAAGCTTCAGATCCAATATGTTTTAGATAAGTTGTTTTACCAGAAGCAGGTAGCCCCAATACCATGAGATATTCTTCTTCATTGGCAATATTCAAACCCAACAAATTATGACCTTTACAAGAAGAGCTTCTCTGGAGATCGCGAGTAAAGGCTTCCTCTAGATCATCCACTGATTCAAAACTACGAATGGAAGTATAGGCTTGAAGTTTTTGGGTAATATAAATTGAAGTTAAAGAAGTAGATCTTTGAGTGCCCATTACTTGAATAGCAGTATAAGATTCTACATAATTTTTGATATAACGAAGCACAGCCTTGGAAATCGCATGATTAAAATATACTTGGTCGATTTCATCCCTACGCTCATTTTTATTGTTAATAAATTCTGACAATAATGTTTCAAATCTATTGACAACTTCACGAATGCTTTGCTCTTGTTTTGTATCTACTGCCATTCTAAAATGCGCTCAAATAACGCCCAAACAACATAATTGTATATTAACGTCAGTTCGACGGAGTAGACAAAAGCAAAAGAAAAGCTGAGACTAGTAGTCCGCCACTAGAACTTTGACTAGTTGGGGGTTATCGAAACGAGCTTTGCTCGTTTCGATAACCCCGCAAATTTCCTTTGGCAGTCTACATCGCCTTTCATGGGTCAGGATACAAAAGAGCATTCAAGACATCCCAGTTTTTTTAATTTTCTTGTCAACCTTTTAGCTGGGTTGGTTGCTTATACATATCGAGAGACTAAACCTGCTTTAGATCTTCTCTTCAAAGGCTTGCCTGCTCTTCATCATGCCATCTTTTAGTGCGTCGAACTCACGTTATGTTAAACAGCAAATTACACCTCTATCGCTTTTTGGCAATTTATCAAGCTTTTTTAAGCTGCGTGTTGGAGATTATCGAGTTATCTATGCGATCGCGCAATCACAAAAAAGTGTCATTATCCATCAGGTCAGACATTGCAGGGAAATTTACGATTAGATAAATGATCGCCTATTCCCCATCAAACAGCAATCATCCTTTACAACCCATAAATGCGATCGCCTTTTCCTTATATCAAACTGCGATCGCCCCACATCACCCACAAAACCCGATCAACTAAATCTCAAAACAAAACAGCGATCGCACTTTCAGTTCTTTTAAGTTTCGGTATCTGAGTTTGATTTAATGTAGATTCGGTTTTAGTGCGATGTAGAATTTCTATAGGTTTATTATTTTCGGTAAATTTAATAAGTTTTTCTTCTGCAATCTCAGAGTGTTGCTGCTCGTTAGAAAAAGTTGTTTCAGTTGGATTTAACGCCTTTAGCTCCCATCGATATTTTCGTCCTAAATGTGAAAAGCTAATAGACCATTCTACATCTTCTAAATTTGGACTTCGCCTTGAGCAACATTACAAATTAAATAAAGTGCTTTTAGAATTCTAGTTTTTCCAACGCCCGAACCACCAACTAACAGGTTTAAGTTATCAAAGCAAGTGTTCTCTAGATGCCAATTTTGGCTATTATTTCTAAAATTAAAACTATTGATTTTCATCTTGTTTACCACTTTGCTTATAGTTTGTTAGTGTACAGTTTGATGGCTCGCCTTTCTCAAAGCTATAGATTGATGGCGAACGCCAAAATCCTCGAGTCAATCAAACAGGAATTACACTTACAGCAAGTCTCTAAGCTCATCTCTTGTGATCTGACAATCTCTGAGAATTTGTGAAAGTAGTCCAGTTCCAATATCTTCACCTGAATGAACTGGAACTACTGTTCGTCTACCATCCTCATGAATAAGAATATGGTGACTACCTTTTACCCGCGCTATATCAAAGCCTATTTTCTGTAGAGCTTTGATTAGTTGGTTGCCTGTCAAACTTGGTAGCTTGCTCATACCTTTACTAAAATTTTCTGGATGCCTACAAATTCTGGAAATGGACTGTCTTGTTTCTCGAATTCTAAGCATAGTTCTGCTGCTTCTTGAATGCGTTCCATAAGAATATCAAGGGATTTTGCTTGGGTATGGCAGCCTCTCAAGTTGGGGATTGAGGCGACAAAGTACCCATCAGAGTCTTTTTCGATGACTACGTTAAATTCTCTAATCATTTTTGACTAACTCGCTTATCTTGATTTGCCCAAATTGCTTTTAGGTTATTGCCCTAGTTTACTATAGGTTAACGAACCATTGGCGATCGCCAAAATCCTCAAGTTAATCAAAACACCAATTGTTTTTGGAATTGAGTATTTAAAGCAATCCCCGCTTTTTCAGTTTTGCCAATGCATCAGCCGCAGCTTCTTTTTCTGCATCTTTCTTGTTACGACCTTTGCCTTCACCATAGATTTTGCCATTGACATAGACTTTAGCTAGGAATTCGGGAGCATGAGACATTCCGCCAATCTGCTCAGTTTCGTACTTGGGAGGAGTTGTCGCTCCATTTGCCTGCACGAATTCTTGAAGTTTATTTTTGGAATCTATACTGGAGCGAACAACCATGACATCTTTTGGTACAGAGTCAAATAGTTGTTCTATTAGAGGACGAAGTACATCAATATTCCGTTGATTATCCAAATAGTAAGCACCAACAACTGCTTCAAATGTACTACTCAGAATATTAGGATTGGTATAACCACCTTCTCTTTTTGCGCCTTCTCCCAAACGGATTCTAAAATCTAGTCCAACTTCAGTCGCAAATCGAGCAAGTTGTTTTTCATCCACAAGAGCAGAACGTCTTCGAGTCATTTCATCTTCTGCCATTTCAGGATTTTGTTCATATAGGTATTCGCCACTAATAAAATTGAGAATGGCATCACCAAGAAATTCTAATCTTTCATTATGTCCAGATTCATCAAAGTTTTCATTAACAAAAGAGCGATGAGTAAGCGCACGACGAAGTAATTTTTCGTCATTAAAAATCAAAAGTTTATGCATTTTTATTGAGTTTATTTGTTAGAAATATAATTGTTTAAATCAACTAAAACCTAAATATAAAATCTAGGTTTTAGTTACACAAAAGTTATTTGCCAGAGTTGTTCAAAGACGAACTTTTGTACCTTTGCTCAGGTGGAAATAAGCTGTTACCGCGTGAGATATTACATTTGCGGCAAGTAAGGCGTAAATTTTCTGGATTGTTTGATCCACCTTTACTTGAAGGACGCAAGTGATCAAGGGTAAGTTGCTCAAATGGGAAATCTTGCCGACACCAGAAACAAGACAGACCAAAGCCCCAATCATTTGCAAGTAGATGTTTTCTGGCATTTTTTTGTTTTTTGCTCATTTGCTTAGGCATTTCAAAGAACTCCGTTAAATAGTGGTTTAACAGACTTGAAATATCAAATTGTCAAATATACAGAAATTTCACTTTTGGATAGCGCATTTCCTTAGAATAATTGACTGTAAACGTCTTAAGCATAATACCTATGTCCCTCAGTTCAGTGCATACTTCAGTATGTTGAACCAGTACCTTTGCTAGAAGTACAATGTCTGCTCTACAATCAGTGCTGAGTCAAAATAATGAGGCTGCACAAAACTGAGAAACTTAGGTGTTATGTATAAGACGAAAATCAAATAGTTGATATTTGTTTGTCTTAAACCAGAAGTGTTGAATGATAGAAAAAAGCTAGAAAAACACGCTTCTAATTTGATAAATTAGAAGCGTCAAAACAAAAAATAATGTTAACAATGTTATCTAACTTCCCTAAGATTGTCAAACAACTACTCAAAAACTTGCCCCAAAACGATTATCCAAAGTTAAGTACATTTTTATTTGTATCTTGCTGGCTTAGTTATGTACTTGACCAAGGTCAAACAAGTATGAGAAGTCTATTCCAACGGTTGAATATGAGAGGAATTGATATAGACATATCAACATTTTCCAAAGCCAGTAAAACGAGATGTTCTAATATTTTTTATAATTTGTTTGTAGATTTAAGAAGGCAGCTAAAGAAAGAGAAAAAATTAGGTAAAGAAGATTTAGTATTATTTCCTCTAGATTCAACCATAGTTACCCTAACTAGTAAACTAATGTGGAATCAAGGATATGGACAAGTAAAACTGTTCAGTGGCATCAATATTTGCAACAATGAACCTGATGGTATAGTGATACATTTTGGTGCTGGACATGACAGTAAATATGGTGAACCAACAATAAGAGCAATACCAGAAAATGGAGTTGGGATAATGGATCGAGGTTTTGCTAAGCTTGAACGTATCAGGAATTTAATAAAATTAAAAGACCGCTATTTTGTAATTAGGGTGAAGAACAACATTAACCTAGAATTATTAGATAATGGTAATGCTATATTAGGGACAGGTAAAGATAAAGTAGAAGTAAGATTAGTTATTTTTTCAGATTTAGAAACCCGTAGTGAATTTCGACTAGCAACAAACTTGTCAGAGACAGACAATCAAACAGTAAGTAATGACGAAATTGCAGAGATATATAAAAAGCGATGGCAAATTGAACTGCTTTGGAAGTTCTTGAAAATGCATTTGAAGTTAGATCGATTGATCACTAAAAATGTCAATGGTATTACTATTCAAATTTACACTTGCTTAATTGCTTATGTTTTACTAGAGCTAGTCAATATACCAAAAGAGTTTGGTTCAAAGATGTTAGATAAACTGCGATATTTACAAGCATTTATGTGTGAGAATATTAGCTACTTACATTGGTTTAGGAGGATAGTGATTTTAAGCTGAAATCACTATTTTGATAGGTGTAGTGTATCCATTTTTGGTGTTTCTTCACTTTTGATTCAACACTTCTGGTCTTAAACTATTTAACTACGACTAAATTTATTTGTCAATAGTCATTTGATAAATAAATTTACCGAATTATTATTTTATTATGATTCACTAATTTACAGCTTTTTAATGTGCTGGGCGATCTCATTACTTTGATACTGGATTAACCTCAAAGAATAACTCATGGCGATAGAAACAAACATTGAACTCAGTAAAAAAGTTCACATGTCCAAGAATTACAGGTGAATCGTTTGATTGAGTCCAAGCAAAAGCGAATAAGGTGCTTGAGAAATTTCCAACAGTACCAGACAAAACTAAACCTTTTGCTTCACTGCGAGAAAGATTGTCACTTAATGGAATTATTACTGTTTGCTCTTCCCAAATTGCTCCTAACTATAAGCCAATATCATAAGGTAATACGTTTACACTTGCCCCAGTGTCCAATAAAGCCACCACTTCTACAGATTGACTGCCATTAGTAAGCCGCAAAGGTAAATAGGGCATAACGACCGATCGCCCAGAGCTATCAACTTTCTCTGTAAAATTAAAACGCTCTCCATTAAGCATTTGCTTTTACCTTCGCATCTCTCAACAGATCTGACAATGCTGTGACCGCTTGAGTATCTGCTTGAGGCGACCATACGACTGCATGAGTTGAGGCTAATTGATTGAGTAGATTTTGTTCTGGATTAACCCGTGGTGTTTCCAAATTACAACCTTCTTCTTTAGCTACAGCCAGCAAAAGAAAATGGATTAACCGTAGTTTATCCTCATGGGTTAATTGGCTAACAGTTGGTAAAAGCTCAGTGAGAGGCATAATTACGAGTAGGTTAGGTTGATCTTAGATAATGCTGGTGATTGTTTCTGTGTTTTACCTAAGTTATTTAGATTGTACGATATCTAGCCAAGCGATCGCTATGCACGAAGACCTGACGCTCTATAACATCCAAAGATTGTCCTAATTACAAGATTGCGATCGCCGAAAGCTTGCATATAGCGGTTTTCAAATGAGCGTGGTGCGAGCGTCACATTCGTAAAACCAGCCAAAGAAGTGCGATCGCTTTGGTCAGTATTTTATAATTGCCAATTCATGATCATGAATTTTCCTGAAAAGTAAAATGGAAACTTGTACCTATAGAACAGGATAAATCTAAATTAGCTCTCAATTGTTGTGCTAAAATCCTCACTAACCTGAGTCCAAGAGAAGTAGTTCCATTAAAGTCAACATTTTTAGGGATTCCTATACCATTATCTCGAATCACCAAATGTAAATTGCGCGATTCAGTAGATTCGTATAAACTCACCTCAATCACCCCTGTCATACTATTTGGGAATGCGTACTTGAACGCATTCGTCAATAACTCATTGACGATTAATCCCATCGAAATTGCTGTATCAATATTAAGTAAAGTTGGCTTAAGATCTAGCTTTAATTCAACTTGGCTAGCATTAAAACTTGTAGAACTATAAAGATTGACAACTAAACGTTGGAGATATTCACAAAAATCAACCTTGTCCACATCCTGAGATTGATATAACTGCTCATGAATCAGGGACATTGTATGAATCCGCCGTTGACTGTCTGAAATTGCTTTTAGAGCTTCAGTGTCACTAATATAGCGAGCTTGCATTGACAGTAAACTATCAACTACGCTCAGATTATTTTTAACTCGATGGTGAACTTCTCTTAATAAAACCTCTTTCTCGGCGAGTGAAGAATGGAGCTTAGTTTCTGCTTCTTTCAGTTCTGTAATATCAGAGGCTGCTCCAATTATTTGCTTAACCGTGCCATCAGAATTCCGTAAAAATACGGTTTCTTGGCTGTAAAACCATTTCCATCTACCATGAACATCGCGCATCCGATATTCCACAAAGAATAAATCTTCTGATTTTTGATAGCGTACATGATCATGGTGTTCCCTTACTTTCACGAAGTCATCAGGATGCACGATGTTTTGCAGC
This genomic stretch from Pseudanabaena galeata CCNP1313 harbors:
- a CDS encoding type I restriction endonuclease, yielding MVQLLRISEETSLERLEQDFLLQRNDDRNFFLEWQQDLPNLTESDREDLQRIAELYERISRRSVVSENIIKMAILSPLLDLAGFYSSQFAIADEESIEITTNDGETVYRGRIDILVIQQSLWVIVIESKSSSFSLHKALPQALAYMLASPNSPKTTFGLITNGGEYRFLKLNHPNLPTEPPQYAPSSLFSISPPDDHLPTVLQILRRIAKMIAP
- the cbiB gene encoding adenosylcobinamide-phosphate synthase CbiB, whose translation is MIALNPFLDLHLNGINVNLLILVLAASLDRLIGDPFDWLHPVQVMGWLISRFTNLVLIQDPVTNTRIPRFEPITMKILGVILGMSMILGSGVVGWSIAMAASKVHPLLAIAVSSILLAACFAGRSLRDAAESVLAVLQTGNIENARQELSRYVGRDTADLTELEILRAVLETVTENAIDAVTSPLFYALIGSVLFDYGGVALAIAYKASSTLDSMVGYRELPYSDLGWFSAKTDDVLTWLPCRLTVLTLALLSGKPIYVWQICQRDAKQDPSPNSGWSECVYAAILQVQLGGENRYRGLVKQKPLLGDAIEAIAAPKISQALKLTSICFLLWLSFTIGLVIFFK
- a CDS encoding NACHT domain-containing protein, with the translated sequence MAVDTKQEQSIREVVNRFETLLSEFINNKNERRDEIDQVYFNHAISKAVLRYIKNYVESYTAIQVMGTQRSTSLTSIYITQKLQAYTSIRSFESVDDLEEAFTRDLQRSSSCKGHNLLGLNIANEEEYLMVLGLPASGKTTYLKHIGSEALRYPKGRYKHDVVPVFLQPHKFYRDTDTLLQAIAEEFEKCGFPTPQELALWMLEQGKLIILIDGLNESALSHNQLSHLIKEFVTAYPRNRYIVSSRLDSYENSFGQFLEVELQPWGDLHVQEYIHRWFTLNQAFKNESSHDEANNNASAMAQRCWEILQVNTIARELAKSPLSLSLLCLLCDRRYSLPSNVSGLYQKSIQLLIEEQLLNQQLDNIEDCSSLSVVVLELILAEIAYRGFEICKLTLPLEVVTVYIEDMLTNYFQDLQELSTDFVFKILKKIGICKIINSESGASFSFTHINFQEYFVALYIHKHNQTKNLVVNHLHDRHWQNVFLFLAGMMSGNVEELLIDIEFQAAQYINASKLTNLLIWLEKVAVNSSGDLKNISKRIATLFLARPRFLTELAPALSLTRMLFLARNLYGMFDSPLNFDKIFEAELSLSLAQALDFDSSTELDLAMQLCSNLEQSLIKIDYDPSQINFRALSEKLNELHTQAPSYDQPFDVRLQFRNQISRTWLQTLYLPLDSNQLSYQEITNLENYLYANLLMVRCKNEAIAISRKTWQEIESRMLRITN
- a CDS encoding type II toxin-antitoxin system RelE family toxin produces the protein MPSFSASNSRYVKQQITPLSLFGNLSSFFKLRVGDYRVIYAIAQSQKSVIIHQVRHCREIYD
- a CDS encoding type II toxin-antitoxin system HicA family toxin is translated as MSKLPSLTGNQLIKALQKIGFDIARVKGSHHILIHEDGRRTVVPVHSGEDIGTGLLSQILRDCQITRDELRDLL
- a CDS encoding type II toxin-antitoxin system HicB family antitoxin; protein product: MIREFNVVIEKDSDGYFVASIPNLRGCHTQAKSLDILMERIQEAAELCLEFEKQDSPFPEFVGIQKILVKV
- the rnc gene encoding ribonuclease III, which translates into the protein MHKLLIFNDEKLLRRALTHRSFVNENFDESGHNERLEFLGDAILNFISGEYLYEQNPEMAEDEMTRRRSALVDEKQLARFATEVGLDFRIRLGEGAKREGGYTNPNILSSTFEAVVGAYYLDNQRNIDVLRPLIEQLFDSVPKDVMVVRSSIDSKNKLQEFVQANGATTPPKYETEQIGGMSHAPEFLAKVYVNGKIYGEGKGRNKKDAEKEAAADALAKLKKRGLL
- a CDS encoding HNH endonuclease, which produces MPKQMSKKQKNARKHLLANDWGFGLSCFWCRQDFPFEQLTLDHLRPSSKGGSNNPENLRLTCRKCNISRGNSLFPPEQRYKSSSLNNSGK
- a CDS encoding IS4 family transposase, translated to MLSNFPKIVKQLLKNLPQNDYPKLSTFLFVSCWLSYVLDQGQTSMRSLFQRLNMRGIDIDISTFSKASKTRCSNIFYNLFVDLRRQLKKEKKLGKEDLVLFPLDSTIVTLTSKLMWNQGYGQVKLFSGINICNNEPDGIVIHFGAGHDSKYGEPTIRAIPENGVGIMDRGFAKLERIRNLIKLKDRYFVIRVKNNINLELLDNGNAILGTGKDKVEVRLVIFSDLETRSEFRLATNLSETDNQTVSNDEIAEIYKKRWQIELLWKFLKMHLKLDRLITKNVNGITIQIYTCLIAYVLLELVNIPKEFGSKMLDKLRYLQAFMCENISYLHWFRRIVILS
- a CDS encoding histidine kinase dimerization/phosphoacceptor domain -containing protein; protein product: MARFKTELKEVNFQLVQTIADQQKTEDRLNLQLNRLRLMYDFVSALNAAQTVNEIYQVALNGICHALRTSRAAVIITNSHHNLTYQESIGLSQTYKQAIEVFFEDASHQVESRFRFFPYCAILPSDRKLQSICQDEGIGAIAVFPLDYEHRHLGDIAAYFDAPRQFTEEEVQLTQTIVTYIAIALTRKQAEQALKESQQFIQRINDTIPNILYIYDVEEKQNIYCNQAITHILGYSLSEIQSMGESMLQNIVHPDDFVKVREHHDHVRYQKSEDLFFVEYRMRDVHGRWKWFYSQETVFLRNSDGTVKQIIGAASDITELKEAETKLHSSLAEKEVLLREVHHRVKNNLSVVDSLLSMQARYISDTEALKAISDSQRRIHTMSLIHEQLYQSQDVDKVDFCEYLQRLVVNLYSSTSFNASQVELKLDLKPTLLNIDTAISMGLIVNELLTNAFKYAFPNSMTGVIEVSLYESTESRNLHLVIRDNGIGIPKNVDFNGTTSLGLRLVRILAQQLRANLDLSCSIGTSFHFTFQENS